A single window of Rhodococcus jostii RHA1 DNA harbors:
- a CDS encoding decaprenyl-phosphate phosphoribosyltransferase — protein sequence MSEEPAVVTGPPTSLAAGIVKAVRPRQWVKNVLVLAAPVAAGTATESDVLLPVALAFVVFCMAASGIYLVNDAMDVEADRAHPTKRFRPIAAGVLPVNLAYGMAVVLLGASIALSFLANWQLAVVMAVYIGIQLAYCFGLKHQAVLDICIVSSGFLLRAIAGGVAAEIALSQWFLLVMAFGSLFMAAGKRYAELQLAERTGAKIRKSLENYTTTYLRFVWTLSATAVVLCYGLWAFQQDDLKATNWYAISMVPFTIAILRYAVDVDGGEAGEPEEIALGDRVLQLLAIAWIGVVGVAVYLV from the coding sequence ATGAGCGAGGAACCGGCCGTCGTCACCGGACCCCCGACATCCCTGGCGGCAGGCATCGTCAAGGCCGTTCGCCCGCGTCAGTGGGTCAAGAACGTCCTGGTCCTCGCAGCTCCCGTCGCCGCGGGCACGGCGACGGAATCCGACGTCCTGCTTCCCGTCGCACTCGCCTTCGTGGTGTTCTGCATGGCAGCGTCCGGCATCTACCTCGTCAACGACGCGATGGATGTCGAGGCCGACCGCGCGCACCCCACCAAGCGATTCCGCCCCATCGCGGCCGGTGTGCTGCCCGTCAACCTGGCCTACGGCATGGCGGTCGTGCTGCTCGGTGCGTCGATCGCCCTGTCGTTCCTCGCCAATTGGCAGCTGGCGGTGGTGATGGCCGTCTACATCGGCATCCAGCTCGCGTACTGCTTCGGTCTCAAACACCAGGCCGTCCTCGACATCTGCATCGTCTCGTCCGGGTTCCTGCTGCGCGCCATCGCAGGCGGTGTCGCCGCCGAGATCGCACTGTCGCAATGGTTCCTGCTGGTCATGGCATTCGGTTCGCTGTTCATGGCGGCCGGTAAGCGGTACGCCGAACTGCAGCTCGCCGAGCGCACCGGCGCGAAGATCCGCAAGTCCCTCGAGAACTACACCACGACGTACCTGCGTTTCGTCTGGACGCTCAGCGCCACCGCGGTCGTGCTCTGCTACGGACTGTGGGCGTTCCAGCAGGACGACCTGAAGGCCACCAACTGGTACGCCATCTCCATGGTGCCGTTCACCATCGCGATCCTGCGTTACGCCGTGGACGTCGACGGCGGCGAGGCGGGGGAGCCCGAGGAGATTGCGCTGGGCGACCGCGTGCTCCAACTCCTCGCGATTGCCTGGATCGGAGTGGTGGGTGTCGCTGTCTACCTCGTCTGA